A genomic stretch from Limanda limanda chromosome 11, fLimLim1.1, whole genome shotgun sequence includes:
- the iffo1b gene encoding non-homologous end joining factor IFFO1 produces MPDLQRFSFPYHSMNPLLGGNAHLQQHPPQIQSPGHPDSPSGLLPDSVFGPGASFLLGEQAGPGLDQPGPDFPAPSQTPHYLHHNHSSLYQHRAAPHPPAAMALRNDLGSNISVLKTLNLRFRCFLAKVHELERRNKILEKQLQQALDGNKGCQGGCCESRANTQEAGVQTGFVGTLPLRPGSLPFHNTNNSARRPTTLFTPPHSSAAESTSSTQTNTSNPVITISQSSPCVDSPGYSSRGVPGPGSSANPPPRFLPGSIWSYNHPSRKFGAGAERVTSPGVSWVQPDGVGVQIDTITPEIRALYNVLAKVKRERDEYKRRWEEEYTMRMDLQQKMADLQEDLQESEGCQDELALRVQQLKAELVLFKGLMSNSLSDLDSKIQEKAMKVDMDICRRIDITARLCDVAQQRNCEDVIQMYQIPNGQSALNFRRKHTPLSFNGSECDEPASANDSEGGPVKDEEHCGSSANQINEEMQRMLNQLRECEFEDDCDSLAWEETEETLLLWEDFPGCTLPPDPAHPPGEQEDTLEKVINDTECLFKTREKEYQETIDQIELELATAKSDMNRHLHEYMDMCSMKRGLDVQMETCRRLITQSGDSSPVAPVSSDESDHRESDKSSASSSSSAGRS; encoded by the exons ATGCCAGATCTGCAGCGCTTCAGTTTTCCATACCATAGCATGAATCCTTTGTTGGGGGGCAACGCGCATCTCCAACAGCACCCCCCGCAGATCCAgtcgcccggacacccggattcTCCCTCAGGCCTCCTGCCCGACTCCGTCTTCGGACCCGGAGCGTCCTTCCTGCTGGGTGAGCAGGCCGGTCCGGGCCTCGATCAGCCGGGCCCTGACTTCCCCGCCCCCTCCCAGACCCCCCATTACCTCCACCACAACCACAGCAGCCTGTACCAGCACCGCGCTGCGCCGCACCCCCCTGCAGCCATGGCCCTCAGGAACGACCTGGGCTCCAACATCAGCGTCCTGAAGACCCTCAACCTGAGGTTCCGCTGCTTCCTGGCCAAGGTGCACGAACTGGAGCGCAGGAACAAGATCCTGGAGAAGCAGCTGCAACAGGCGCTGGATGGCAACAAGGGCTGCCAGGGGGGGTGCTGTGAGAGCAGGGCCAACACCCAGGAGGCCGGGGTGCAGACTGGGTTTGTTGGGACCCTACCCCTCAGGCCTGGTTCCCTCCCCTTCCACAACACCAACAACTCTGCCAGGAGGCCCACCACCCTGTTCACACCCCCTCACTCATCAGCCGCTGAGAGCACCAGTTCAACCCAGACCAACACCAGTAACCCGGTCATCACCATCAGCCAGTCCTCCCCCTGTGTGGACTCCCCTGGCTACAGCTCCAGGGGCGTCCCAGGCCCGGGCAGCTCCGCCAATCCCCCCCCAAGGTTCCTTCCTGGCAGCATCTGGTCCTACAACCACCCCTCTCGCAAGTTTGGTGCCGGTGCCGAGCGGGTGACCAGCCCGGGGGTGTCCTGGGTGCAGCCGGATGGAGTCGGGGTCCAGATCGACACCATCACCCCTGAGATAAGAGCCCTGTATAACGTCCTGGCCAAGGTGAAGCGGGAGAGAGACGAGTACAAACGCAG ATGGGAAGAAGAATACACCATGAGGATGGATCTGCAGCAGAAGATGGCCGACCTTCAAGAG GACCTGCAGGAGAGTGAAGGCTGCCAGGATGAACTGGCTCTCAGGGTTCAGCAGCTGAAGGCAGAGCTGGTTCTTTTCAAAGGTCTCATGAGCAAT AGCCTGTCCGACCTGGACAGTAAGATCCAGGAGAAAGCCATGAAGGTGGACATGGACATCTGCCGCAGGATCGATATCACCGCTCGTCTCTGTGACGTCGCTCAGCAGAGGAACTGTGAAGATGTGATCCAGATGTACCAG ATTCCCAACGGCCAATCGGCCTTAAACTTCCGCCGGAAACACACGCCTCTGTCGTTTAACGGGAGCGAGTGCGACGAACCCGCGAGCGCCAACGACAGCGAGGGAGGGCCGGTCAAAGACGAGGAGCATTGTGGCTCATCGGCCAATCAGATCAACGAGGAGATGCAGAGGATGCTGAACCAACT GCGTGAATGTGAGTTTGAGGATGACTGTGACAGTCTGGCCTGGGAGGAGACTGAAGAGACGCTGCTTCTTTGGGAGGACTTCCCAGGATGCACTCTGCCTCCTGACCCCGCCCACCCACCAGGAGAG cagGAGGACACTCTGGAAAAGGTGATTAACGATACAGAATGTCTGTTTAAGACGCGAGAGAAGGAATACCAAGAGACAATCGACCAGATTGAG CTGGAACTGGCCACAGCAAAGAGCGACATGAACCGTCACCTGCATGAGTACATGGATATGTGCTCGATGAAGAGAGGCCTGGACGTTCAGATGGAGACGTGCAGGAGACTCATCACACAGAGTGgagacag TAGTCCTGTGGCTCCTGTGTCCTCTGACGAGAGCGACCACAGGGAGAGCGACAAGTCTTCAGCGTCGTCTTCCTCGAGCGCCGGGAGATCCTGA
- the gapdh gene encoding glyceraldehyde-3-phosphate dehydrogenase, translating into MVKVGINGFGRIGRLVTRAAFTSKKVDIVAINDPFIDLEYMVYMFKYDSTHGRFHGEVSVEGDKLVIDGHKISVFHERDPANIKWGDAGAEYVVESTGVFTTIEKASAHLKGGAKRVIISAPSADAPMFVMGVNHEKYENSLKVVSNASCTTNCLAPLAKVINDNFGIIEGLMSTVHAITATQKTVDGPSGKLWRDGRGASQNIIPASTGAAKAVGKVIPELNGKLTGMAFRVPTPNVSVVDLTVRLEKPASYENIKKVVKAAADGPMKGYLAYTEHQVVSSDFNGDTHSSIFDAGAGIALNDHFVKLVSWYDNEFAYSQRVCDLMSHMAAKE; encoded by the exons ATGGTGAAAGTTGGTATCAACGG ATTCGGCCGCATCGGTCGCCTGGTGACCAGGGCGGCCTTCACCTCCAAGAAGGTGGACATCGTTGCCATCAACGACCCCTTCATCGACCTGGAGTACATG GTCTACATGTTCAAGTACGACTCCACCCACGGTCGCTTCCACGGTGAGGTCAGTGTTGAGGGAGACAAGCTGGTCATCGATGGACACAAAATCTCAGTTTTCCACGA GAGGGACCCCGCCAACATCAAATGGGGGGATGCTGGGGCCGAGTATGTGGTTGAGTCCACCGgtgtcttcaccaccattgaGAAGGCCTCT gCTCACTTGAAGGGCGGCGCCAAGAGAGTCATCATCTCTGCTCCCAGCGCGGACGCTCCCATGTTCGTGATGGGTGTGAACCACGAGAAGTACGAGAACTCCCTGAAGGTCGTCAG CAACGCTTCCTGCACAACCAACTGCCTGGCCCCCCTCGCCAAGGTCATCAACGACAACTTCGGCATCATTGAGGGCCTGATG AGCACTGTTCACGCCATCACCGCCACCCAGAAGACCGTGGACGGTCCCTCCGGCAAACTGTGGAGGGACGGCCGTGGTGCCAGCCAGAACATCATCCCAGCTTCCACTGGTGCTGCCAAGGCTGTCGGCAAGGTCATCCCTGAGCTCAACGG CAAGCTGACCGGCATGGCGTTCCGCGTCCCCACCCCCAACGTGTCCGTGGTCGACCTGACTGTCCGTCTGGAGAAACCT gCCAGCTACGAGAACATCAAGAAGGTTGTGAAGGCCGCAGCTGATGGACCCATGAAGGGCTACCTGGCCTACACCGAGCACCAG GTCGTCTCCTCAGACTTCAACGGCGACACTCACTCCTCCATCTTTGATGCTGGCGCTGGCATCGCCCTCAATGACCACTTTGTCAAGCTGGTCTCATG GTACGACAATGAGTTTGCCTACAGCCAACGTGTCTGCGACCTGATGTCCCACATGGCCGCCAAGGAGTAA
- the si:dkey-260g12.1 gene encoding uncharacterized protein si:dkey-260g12.1: MGLVQYFVIVLISSAHLVFTSPLSYTAKSGVPKMCPAGEYMKSGTECQSCPPGSFKDEPNLDDSCEPCYRDCRPDYHLKVVQHCTRISDIKCVCEAGFKCTEMIRLTKHCAKCVKIQQTTTANIKPAISMLEEGTSTTVVTSGNDEQTPSSNSSEFRSFHAEPCRSSECDPQPVPPTPSADVKSSPLAAILIPVVVVGCVALVVLFCVRQPGDETCFKRAIAKLCTEGRRASASFKTKESSHQFPRDSFIAKQQPPPLAAANLGPVHVHNPGTVIFSLISQFTGQVGMTTEGAKAAERVAAQEEEERDSPVCHPTSSPSVHLSEEEGSGEMENMFFPSQEQGKDCHVSKEEEEL, encoded by the exons ATGGGGCTTGTGCAATACTTTGTGATTGTCCTGATTTCTTCGGCACATCTGGTGTTCACCTCTCCGCTG AGTTACACTGCCAAGAGTGGAGTGCCTAAAATGTGCCCTGCAG GTGAGTATATGAAGTCTGGCACCGAGTGTCAGTCATGTCCTCCCGGAAGCTTCAAAGATGAACCGAACCTGGACGACAGCTGCGAGCCCTGCTACAGAGACTGCAGACCAG ATTATCACCTGAAGGTGGTTCAGCACTGCACCAGAATCTCCGATATAAAGTGCGTCTGTGAGGCCGGCTTCAAATGCACCGAGATGATCCGACTCACCAAGCACTGTGCAAAGTGTGTGAAGATACAGCAAACGACCACAGCCAACATAAAGCCCGCCATCTCAATGTTAGAAGAGGGGAcgtcca CAACAGTAGTGACCTCGGGAAACGATGAGCAGACTCCTTCCTCCAACTCCTCAGAATTTAGAAGCTTCCATGCCGAACCTTGTCGATCTTCCGA ATGTGACCCTCAACCAGTCCCACCAACGCCCAGTGCAG ACGTGAAGAGCAGTCCGCTGGCAGCCATCTTGATTCCAGTGGTTGTTGTGGGATGCGTGGCTCTCGTGGTCCTGTTCTGCGTCCGTCAACCAGGAGATGAAACATGTTTCAAGCGAG CTATTGCAAAGCTATGTACTGAG GGAAGACGGGCTTCTGCTTCTTTCAAGACAAAGGAGTCAAGTCACCAGTTCCCCAGAGACTCATTCATAGCAAAGCAGCAGCCACCCCCCCTCGCAGCAGCCAATCTGG GTCCAGTCCATGTCCACAACCCGGGGACGGTCATCTTCAGCTTGATCAGCCAGTTTACAGGACAAGTCggtatgacaactgaaggtgcGAAGGCGGCTGAAAGAGTGGCCGcccaagaagaggaggaaagagacagtCCTGTGTGTCACCCCACGTCCTCTCCCAGCGTTCATCTGTCCGAGGAGGAGGGGAGCGGGGAGATGGAAAACATGTTCTTCCCCTCGCAGGAGCAGGGGAAGGACTGCCACGTGtccaaagaggaggaggagctatgA